ATATATCCCAAGCGCTCCGGCCTGACAAGTCGGGCCGGGCGATCGCGGCAGGGAGCCCCTGCTCCCCCGTCAGCGGGTTGAATTCAGGCGGTAGCGCGCCTGCGGGCAACCCCGACCAGCCCCAACAGGCCGGAACCGAACAGCCAGACAGCAGCGGGAACCGGCACCGGCGCCGTGGTCCCCAGCAACGAAGGCACGGCGCTGGCACCACTGATATCGAGCCTGACTCCGCTGAAGGTACCGCTGAAACCACTCAGATCAATGGTCGCCGCATAGATACCGTAGAGGGTTTCGCCCTGCTCCGAATTATGTCCGGTATAGTTCTCGCCATCGGCAATGCTGAAACCGGCGGAACTGCCCCCGCTACTGCCCCCGAGCAGAGTGACGGTACCGGCATGACCGCCGTCGCCGACGAAAAGCACGGTGAGATCGACTTCACTGACATCGAACATGTCGCCACCGAAGGAGACGTCAACACTGGCCGGGGCGTCATTGCTCCAGATATAGGAAGCTGCGTTTCCATCCACGATCGAACCCGTACCACTCACCGAGTTGGAATTGAAGCTGCCTGTAGAGGCGTCCAGCACATCAGCGATATCGACAAAATCGATGCCGGCCACCGTGCTCGCCGCAAAGGCCTGCTGACCAAAACACAGCGCAAATATAATTATCAGCAATTGCTTCATGGAACCCCTCCTCACGTACCCCTTTGAGATCGAAACGTCGGGACGCAACGCTGGATTGTCACGACGCCATACCCGGTTGCGTGCTTTCTGTCTCCTGCCTGCAAGCCGCCTCAACCCCTGGGCCCACCGGATGGCGGCGGCGCGCCGGGAGGATTCGGCACCACAACGGGTTCGCCATCTCCCTGAGGACTCGTACGCGGATCCCCCACCGGCGGCGGCGAACCCGGCGGATTCGGCACCACCACTGGCTCCTCTATCTGCGTCGGCGGCTCATTGCCTCCACCGCCCCCGGTCGGATCGACTGCC
This sequence is a window from Thiohalobacter thiocyanaticus. Protein-coding genes within it:
- a CDS encoding VPLPA-CTERM sorting domain-containing protein; its protein translation is MKQLLIIIFALCFGQQAFAASTVAGIDFVDIADVLDASTGSFNSNSVSGTGSIVDGNAASYIWSNDAPASVDVSFGGDMFDVSEVDLTVLFVGDGGHAGTVTLLGGSSGGSSAGFSIADGENYTGHNSEQGETLYGIYAATIDLSGFSGTFSGVRLDISGASAVPSLLGTTAPVPVPAAVWLFGSGLLGLVGVARRRATA